One window of the Sulfitobacter sp. HNIBRBA3233 genome contains the following:
- the queE gene encoding 7-carboxy-7-deazaguanine synthase QueE, producing the protein MTTLRIAEIFGPTIQGEGALIGEPTLFVRAGGCDYRCTWCDSMHAVDSAFRHDWAPMSPQAVWEELHRLSEGQPVTVSLSGGNPAIQDFGPLIALGRAQGYRFACETQGSVARPWFSDLDTLVLSPKPPSSGERVDWDIFADCVEAGRGARSTVMKIVIFDQTDYDWAKDAHGRHPDLPLYLQPGNPEVDPETPVDPQALADRLGWLTETAMADRWFAPRILPQLHVLIWGNKRGV; encoded by the coding sequence ATGACCACCCTGCGCATCGCCGAGATCTTCGGCCCGACGATCCAGGGCGAAGGCGCGCTGATCGGCGAGCCCACGCTCTTCGTGCGCGCGGGGGGCTGCGATTACCGCTGCACATGGTGCGACAGCATGCATGCGGTGGACAGCGCCTTTCGCCACGACTGGGCGCCTATGTCGCCGCAGGCGGTCTGGGAGGAATTGCATCGGTTGTCCGAAGGTCAGCCCGTGACGGTATCGCTGAGTGGCGGCAACCCGGCGATCCAGGATTTTGGCCCGCTCATCGCGCTCGGGCGCGCGCAAGGCTACCGCTTCGCCTGCGAGACCCAAGGCTCAGTCGCGCGGCCCTGGTTTTCGGATCTCGACACGCTGGTTCTGTCCCCCAAACCGCCCTCGAGCGGTGAACGGGTGGATTGGGACATCTTCGCCGATTGCGTCGAAGCCGGTCGCGGCGCCCGCAGTACGGTGATGAAGATCGTGATCTTCGACCAGACCGATTACGACTGGGCCAAGGACGCCCATGGTCGCCACCCCGACCTGCCGCTCTACCTCCAGCCGGGCAATCCCGAGGTCGACCCCGAGACGCCCGTCGACCCGCAGGCCCTGGCCGACCGGCTTGGCTGGCTGACCGAAACCGCAATGGCGGATCGCTGGTTCGCCCCCCGTATCCTGCCGCAATTGCATGTCCTGATCTGGGGCAACAAGCGCGGCGTCTGA
- the queF gene encoding preQ(1) synthase, which translates to MTSSIYSDLKQLGGETRVPGSPEEAELERVANPQADIAYNVRFTAPEFTSLCPMTGQPDFAHLVIDYVPGQWLVESKSLKLYLTSFRNHGAFHEDCTISIARRLVDFLDPQWLRIGGYWYPRGGIPIDVFWQTGPLPEGVWIPDQGVPPYRGRG; encoded by the coding sequence ATGACCTCATCGATCTACAGCGACCTGAAGCAACTCGGCGGGGAAACCCGCGTTCCCGGCAGCCCCGAAGAGGCCGAGCTTGAACGGGTGGCCAATCCGCAGGCCGACATCGCCTACAACGTGCGCTTTACCGCGCCGGAATTCACCTCGCTCTGCCCGATGACGGGGCAGCCCGACTTTGCGCATCTGGTCATCGACTACGTGCCCGGCCAGTGGCTGGTGGAGTCGAAGTCGCTGAAGCTCTACCTCACGTCCTTCCGCAACCACGGCGCCTTTCATGAGGACTGCACCATTTCGATCGCGCGCCGGCTGGTCGACTTCCTCGATCCGCAATGGCTGCGCATCGGCGGCTACTGGTATCCGCGCGGCGGTATTCCCATCGACGTGTTCTGGCAGACCGGTCCGCTTCCGGAAGGCGTGTGGATTCCCGATCAGGGTGTTCCGCCCTATCGGGGACGGGGTTGA
- a CDS encoding Fe2+-dependent dioxygenase, with product MAIVISNVLGDEALAALRDAADALDYEDGRKTAGRYARDVKANLQASKSPGLEAIFEKVRRTLDGHELVRSFARPRHYARMLLSRYRGGMTYGTHVDDPVMNGLRTDLSFTLSLTDPEQYTGGELVLEDALEDRAIKLQAGDMILYPTSALHRVEPVTDGERVAIVGWITSWVRDPARREILHDLDVAARLLHDETGKTPAFDRVFKSKANLSRLWYDD from the coding sequence ATGGCAATCGTCATCTCCAATGTGCTTGGTGACGAGGCGTTGGCGGCCCTTCGGGACGCCGCCGACGCACTCGACTACGAAGACGGGCGCAAGACGGCCGGTCGCTATGCCCGGGACGTCAAAGCGAACCTCCAGGCCAGCAAGTCGCCCGGACTGGAAGCGATTTTCGAGAAGGTCCGCAGGACCCTCGATGGTCACGAACTGGTCCGCTCCTTCGCGCGGCCACGGCATTACGCGCGTATGCTGTTGTCGCGCTATCGTGGCGGCATGACCTACGGCACCCATGTCGACGATCCGGTGATGAACGGTCTGCGCACAGATTTATCCTTCACGCTCTCGCTGACGGACCCGGAGCAATACACCGGCGGAGAGCTTGTGCTTGAGGATGCTTTGGAAGATCGCGCCATCAAGCTGCAAGCCGGCGATATGATCCTTTATCCGACATCCGCGCTGCACCGGGTCGAACCGGTCACGGACGGAGAGCGCGTCGCCATCGTCGGGTGGATCACCAGCTGGGTGCGCGACCCCGCACGCCGCGAGATCCTGCACGATCTCGATGTAGCGGCCCGTTTGCTGCATGACGAGACCGGCAAGACCCCGGCCTTCGACCGCGTGTTCAAATCCAAGGCCAACCTGTCGCGGCTGTGGTACGACGATTGA
- a CDS encoding peptidoglycan-binding domain-containing protein: MKIAMSSAIALSLALSAPNPVYADLKDALIGGVIGAAINQSVRNSQAQKRATAKRTTRTVKNRANVPASLNSQFTRDERRQIQTSLNNMGLNVGVVDGSLGPKSRAAISQFQASRGEAATGQMTRAQFLALTGVGFAAPAPAFADRQLNLNEVVMLQQSLQRLGFYRGTIDGINGAGTQNARAAFLASQGQNPMQVPQVQSLAMASTAAGYTLPQNLMQEAQAQFAAASGATGFGAAPVPQSNFGQLPQQNNQFGTPTTSAGFATPPPPQPVFGAQPATQGTAGFAPQTAPQQQPLFGAPTQQQMPQQQQQPLFGAPAQAAPQPQQVQPIQQPQNNAIFASTGGATAPQQQIVVAPQQAPSALDIFAPQSTGQPAAVAQQPTQPAVLQPVAPQPQQQGAAAPVMTFTAPATDASLLSN; the protein is encoded by the coding sequence ATGAAAATTGCAATGAGTTCGGCAATCGCCCTGTCACTCGCGCTTAGCGCCCCAAACCCTGTTTACGCGGATCTCAAGGATGCCCTGATCGGCGGCGTGATCGGTGCGGCGATCAACCAGAGCGTCCGCAACAGCCAGGCCCAGAAAAGAGCAACGGCCAAGAGAACCACCCGAACGGTCAAGAACCGTGCAAATGTGCCTGCCAGCCTCAACAGCCAGTTCACACGCGACGAGCGTCGCCAGATACAGACCTCTCTCAACAACATGGGGCTGAATGTAGGTGTCGTGGACGGGTCGCTTGGCCCCAAAAGCCGCGCGGCAATCTCGCAATTCCAGGCGAGCCGTGGCGAAGCGGCAACCGGCCAGATGACCCGCGCGCAGTTCCTCGCCCTGACGGGTGTCGGATTTGCCGCGCCAGCACCCGCTTTCGCTGACCGTCAACTCAACCTGAACGAAGTGGTCATGCTTCAGCAAAGCCTTCAGCGTCTGGGATTCTACCGCGGGACAATCGATGGCATCAACGGGGCTGGCACCCAAAACGCCCGTGCCGCATTTCTGGCGTCGCAGGGCCAGAACCCGATGCAAGTCCCGCAGGTCCAGTCCCTTGCCATGGCGTCAACCGCTGCCGGCTACACGTTGCCGCAAAATCTGATGCAAGAGGCACAGGCCCAGTTTGCCGCTGCCAGCGGTGCAACCGGTTTTGGCGCAGCGCCCGTGCCGCAGTCGAACTTTGGACAGTTGCCACAACAGAACAACCAGTTTGGCACGCCCACGACATCCGCAGGTTTCGCGACACCTCCGCCCCCTCAGCCGGTCTTTGGGGCGCAGCCCGCGACACAGGGGACTGCTGGGTTCGCACCCCAGACCGCACCGCAGCAGCAACCGCTTTTCGGTGCCCCCACCCAGCAACAGATGCCGCAACAGCAACAGCAGCCCCTCTTCGGTGCGCCCGCCCAGGCTGCACCGCAGCCGCAGCAGGTTCAGCCCATACAGCAGCCTCAGAACAACGCGATCTTTGCGAGCACCGGAGGGGCAACAGCGCCGCAACAGCAGATTGTCGTGGCTCCCCAACAGGCGCCATCGGCCCTCGACATCTTTGCGCCCCAAAGCACGGGTCAGCCGGCTGCCGTGGCCCAGCAGCCGACACAGCCCGCCGTCTTGCAACCCGTCGCACCGCAGCCGCAGCAACAGGGCGCCGCAGCTCCGGTCATGACCTTCACGGCACCTGCGACAGACGCGAGCCTGCTGAGCAACTGA
- the edd gene encoding phosphogluconate dehydratase, with product MTLHPKLTEITDRIVARSADTRGAYLDRMDQARRKGPSRGHLSCSGQAHAYAGAGPDQDKLATGQQGNLGIVTAYNDMLSAHQPYERYPTLIRDAIRAAGGTAQVAGGVPAMCDGVTQGEAGMELSLFSRDVIAMAAGVALSHATFDAAVFLGVCDKIVPGLVIAAQVFGHLPAVFIPAGPMTSGLSNDEKSKVRQKFAAGECGRDELMRAEMAAYHGPGTCTFYGTANTNQMLMEFMGLHLPGTSFINPGNDLRDALTVESARRALSLSDLGNTYTPVCDILNEKAFVNGIVGLMATGGSTNLLIHLVAMARAGGIVLDWQDFSEVSDLVPLMARVYPNGLADVNHFHAAGGLGYMIGQLLDAGLLHPDTSTVAGGGLSLYTQEPFLKDGTVAWREGTRQSLNDKILRPASDPFQSSGGLRRLAGNLGTGVIKISAVAQEHQVVEAPVRVFHDQDAVKAAFKAGELTDDVIVVVRFQGPKANGMPELHSLTPLLGICQGRGQKVALVTDGRMSGASGKVPAAIHVCPEALDGGPIAKLRDGDMLRVDARAGTLEILTEGVLDRPAETADLTGNHYGTGRELFTAFRAAVGAADSGASVFGS from the coding sequence ATGACACTGCACCCGAAGCTGACCGAGATCACGGACCGTATCGTCGCACGCAGCGCAGACACGCGCGGCGCCTATCTCGACCGTATGGACCAAGCGCGGCGCAAGGGGCCGTCGCGCGGGCATCTGTCGTGTTCCGGTCAGGCCCATGCCTATGCGGGCGCGGGCCCGGATCAGGACAAGCTGGCCACGGGGCAACAGGGCAACCTCGGGATCGTGACGGCCTATAACGACATGCTGTCGGCGCACCAGCCCTACGAGCGCTACCCCACTCTCATCCGGGATGCGATCCGCGCGGCAGGCGGCACCGCGCAGGTGGCGGGCGGGGTGCCCGCGATGTGCGACGGCGTCACCCAAGGCGAGGCGGGGATGGAGCTGAGCCTGTTCTCGCGTGACGTGATCGCGATGGCCGCCGGTGTCGCCCTCAGCCATGCGACGTTTGATGCGGCTGTATTCCTTGGCGTGTGCGACAAGATCGTGCCGGGTCTGGTGATCGCGGCGCAGGTTTTTGGCCATTTGCCGGCCGTGTTCATCCCCGCAGGGCCGATGACCAGCGGGCTGTCGAACGACGAGAAATCGAAAGTCCGCCAGAAATTCGCCGCCGGTGAATGCGGGCGCGACGAGTTGATGCGCGCCGAGATGGCCGCCTATCACGGTCCGGGCACCTGTACCTTTTACGGTACCGCGAATACCAACCAGATGCTGATGGAATTCATGGGCCTGCATCTGCCCGGCACCAGTTTCATCAATCCCGGCAATGATCTGCGCGATGCGTTGACGGTGGAAAGCGCCCGCCGCGCGCTGTCCCTGTCCGATCTTGGCAATACCTATACGCCGGTGTGCGATATCCTGAACGAGAAGGCTTTCGTGAACGGCATCGTCGGGCTGATGGCGACGGGCGGATCGACGAACCTGCTGATCCATCTGGTGGCCATGGCGCGCGCCGGTGGCATCGTTCTGGACTGGCAGGATTTCTCGGAAGTGTCCGATCTGGTGCCGCTGATGGCGCGGGTCTATCCCAACGGGCTGGCGGACGTGAACCATTTCCACGCAGCAGGCGGTCTGGGCTATATGATCGGCCAGCTTCTGGATGCCGGGCTGCTCCATCCCGACACAAGCACCGTCGCGGGCGGGGGGCTGTCGCTTTATACCCAAGAGCCGTTCTTGAAGGACGGCACCGTGGCCTGGCGCGAGGGCACACGCCAAAGCCTGAACGACAAGATCCTGCGCCCTGCAAGTGATCCCTTCCAGTCCAGCGGCGGCCTGCGGCGGCTTGCGGGCAACCTTGGCACCGGTGTCATCAAGATATCGGCGGTTGCGCAGGAGCATCAGGTCGTGGAGGCGCCGGTGCGTGTTTTCCACGATCAGGACGCGGTCAAGGCGGCGTTCAAGGCCGGAGAGTTGACAGACGATGTCATCGTCGTGGTCCGGTTTCAGGGGCCGAAAGCGAACGGCATGCCCGAACTGCACAGCCTGACACCGCTTCTGGGGATCTGTCAGGGGCGCGGGCAGAAGGTGGCGCTGGTCACCGACGGGCGCATGTCCGGCGCGTCGGGCAAGGTGCCTGCCGCGATCCATGTCTGCCCCGAAGCGCTGGACGGCGGACCGATTGCCAAACTGCGCGACGGTGACATGCTGCGGGTGGATGCGCGGGCCGGTACGCTTGAGATCCTGACAGAGGGTGTGCTGGACCGTCCTGCGGAAACCGCGGACCTTACGGGAAATCACTATGGCACCGGTCGCGAACTCTTCACCGCGTTTCGCGCGGCAGTGGGTGCCGCGGACAGTGGCGCAAGCGTATTCGGGAGCTGA
- the eda gene encoding bifunctional 4-hydroxy-2-oxoglutarate aldolase/2-dehydro-3-deoxy-phosphogluconate aldolase: MTGQTHFIRELAGLAPIIPVLVVDDVADAVPLAQALVRGGLPVLEVTLRTSCALDVIAAMSAVEGARVGAGTLVTPQDVKAAMNAGATFGVSPGAPEALLSACEAAKLPFLPGAATATEAMTLAARGYDILKFFPAEGAGGITTLKGLGGPLPQISFCPTGGVSPENAERYLALPNVVCAGGSWIAPAELVRAGDWAQIEERARAASRLSRG, translated from the coding sequence ATGACAGGCCAGACGCATTTCATTCGTGAACTCGCGGGGCTTGCCCCGATCATCCCTGTGCTAGTGGTCGACGACGTGGCCGATGCGGTGCCGCTGGCGCAGGCGCTGGTGCGCGGCGGCCTGCCGGTGCTCGAAGTCACCCTGCGCACCTCCTGCGCACTGGATGTGATTGCGGCGATGTCCGCCGTCGAAGGCGCGCGGGTCGGCGCGGGAACGCTGGTCACACCGCAGGATGTGAAGGCCGCGATGAATGCGGGTGCGACCTTCGGCGTGTCGCCGGGCGCACCGGAGGCGCTGCTGTCGGCGTGCGAGGCCGCCAAACTGCCGTTTCTGCCCGGGGCGGCAACAGCGACAGAAGCGATGACGCTCGCCGCGCGCGGCTATGATATCCTTAAATTCTTCCCCGCCGAAGGGGCGGGCGGGATCACCACCCTGAAAGGTCTGGGCGGGCCGTTGCCGCAGATTTCATTCTGTCCCACCGGTGGTGTCAGCCCCGAGAACGCAGAGCGGTATCTGGCCCTTCCGAATGTCGTCTGTGCGGGCGGAAGCTGGATCGCACCCGCCGAACTGGTACGGGCAGGCGACTGGGCGCAGATCGAAGAACGCGCGCGCGCAGCGTCTAGACTGTCACGCGGTTAA
- the hpaR gene encoding homoprotocatechuate degradation operon regulator HpaR, translated as MTDSKHGGMETKLEQTERALPIALLRAREKVMGPVREMLANAPVNEQKWRVLRVLDESGAQDQNSIARAACLLLPSLTRILRAMECDGLISRCPDPEDRRRSIVTIEQGGRDILERYKDQARKITADLRESFGADKLDNLLDLLEDLQRTKV; from the coding sequence ATGACAGATAGCAAGCACGGTGGCATGGAAACAAAACTGGAACAGACCGAAAGGGCCCTGCCCATCGCGTTGCTGAGGGCGCGCGAGAAGGTGATGGGGCCCGTGCGCGAAATGTTAGCCAATGCACCAGTGAACGAACAGAAATGGCGGGTGCTGCGGGTGCTCGACGAAAGCGGCGCGCAGGACCAGAACAGCATCGCCCGGGCGGCCTGTCTGCTGCTTCCCAGCCTCACCCGTATCCTGCGGGCGATGGAATGCGATGGCCTGATCTCGCGCTGCCCGGACCCAGAAGACAGGCGCCGCAGCATCGTGACCATTGAACAGGGCGGTCGCGATATCCTCGAGAGGTACAAGGACCAGGCGCGAAAGATCACGGCGGATTTGCGCGAGTCTTTCGGTGCCGACAAGCTCGACAATTTACTCGATCTTCTCGAAGACCTTCAGCGCACCAAGGTCTAG
- a CDS encoding sulfatase-like hydrolase/transferase, which yields MNILFIMYDQLRFDYLGCAGHPHLDTPNFDRVAAMGVRFTNAYVQSPICGASRMCTYTGRYASSHGAQWNGFPLRVGEQTMGDHLRKLGMDCWLIGKTHMKADAEGMARLGLSPDSVIGARQAECGFDVWIRDDGLWGYGPDGYYDEKRSPYNEYLKSRGYDGENPWADYANAAVSNDQIASGWMFRNADKPANIAEPDSETPWLTSRTIDFIDRQEGPWCAHVSYIKPHWPYIVPAPYNDMYGPAHVPPAKRHEAEREDTHPVLAAYMESKIASAFQRDEVREKVIPAYMGLIKQCDDQLGRLLDHLEHTGRMDDTMIVLTSDHGDYLGDHWLGEKDMFHEASVKVPLIVYDPRRAADATRGTTCDALVESIDLAATFVEAAGGAVPDHIIEGRSLMPWLHGQTPDWREVAISEYDYSATPQCMKLGLQPRDARLFMVFDGRFKLIHAEGGFRPMLFDLETDPDEFNDLAKHGNDHPALGVLYDALARWGRRMSQRVTRSDADIEASRGRSLRRGILPFLYDGSEVPDDLTERYRGPVRQKHRPTREE from the coding sequence TTGAACATCCTTTTCATCATGTATGACCAGCTGCGTTTCGACTATCTCGGCTGCGCGGGGCATCCGCATCTCGACACCCCGAATTTCGACCGCGTTGCCGCGATGGGCGTGCGCTTTACCAATGCCTACGTCCAGTCGCCCATCTGCGGGGCCAGCAGGATGTGCACCTACACGGGCCGCTATGCCTCAAGCCACGGCGCGCAATGGAACGGGTTTCCGCTGCGGGTGGGCGAGCAGACGATGGGCGATCATCTGCGCAAGCTCGGCATGGACTGCTGGCTGATCGGCAAGACCCATATGAAGGCAGACGCCGAGGGGATGGCGCGGCTGGGCCTGTCGCCCGACAGCGTGATCGGCGCACGGCAGGCCGAATGCGGCTTTGATGTCTGGATCCGCGATGACGGCCTGTGGGGCTACGGGCCGGACGGCTACTACGACGAGAAACGCTCGCCCTATAATGAATACCTCAAATCAAGGGGATACGACGGCGAAAATCCCTGGGCCGATTACGCGAATGCCGCCGTATCGAACGACCAGATCGCTTCGGGGTGGATGTTTCGCAACGCGGACAAACCCGCGAACATTGCCGAGCCCGACAGCGAAACGCCCTGGCTTACCTCGCGCACGATCGATTTCATCGACCGGCAGGAAGGGCCATGGTGCGCGCATGTCAGCTATATCAAACCGCATTGGCCCTATATCGTGCCCGCGCCCTACAACGATATGTACGGCCCCGCCCATGTGCCCCCGGCCAAACGCCACGAGGCGGAGCGCGAGGACACGCATCCGGTTCTGGCAGCCTATATGGAAAGCAAGATCGCGTCGGCCTTCCAGCGCGACGAGGTCCGTGAAAAGGTAATTCCCGCCTACATGGGCCTTATCAAACAGTGCGACGACCAGCTGGGCCGCTTGCTGGATCATCTGGAGCATACCGGACGGATGGACGACACGATGATCGTCCTGACCTCGGACCACGGCGATTATCTGGGCGATCACTGGCTGGGCGAGAAGGACATGTTCCACGAGGCATCGGTGAAGGTGCCGCTGATCGTCTACGATCCGCGCCGCGCCGCGGATGCAACGCGCGGGACGACCTGCGATGCACTGGTCGAAAGCATCGATCTGGCCGCGACCTTTGTCGAGGCCGCGGGCGGCGCCGTGCCCGATCACATCATCGAAGGCCGGTCCCTGATGCCATGGCTGCACGGGCAGACCCCCGACTGGCGCGAGGTGGCGATCTCGGAATACGATTACTCGGCGACGCCGCAATGCATGAAGCTCGGTCTTCAACCGCGGGACGCACGGCTGTTCATGGTCTTTGACGGGCGGTTCAAGCTGATCCATGCAGAGGGCGGGTTCCGGCCGATGCTCTTCGATCTGGAAACCGATCCGGATGAATTCAACGATCTGGCCAAGCACGGTAACGACCACCCTGCCCTGGGCGTTCTTTACGATGCGCTTGCAAGGTGGGGGCGGCGGATGTCCCAGCGCGTGACCAGGTCGGATGCCGATATCGAGGCGTCGCGGGGACGGTCCCTCAGACGGGGGATCCTGCCGTTTCTCTACGACGGAAGCGAAGTGCCCGACGATCTGACCGAACGCTACAGAGGGCCTGTCCGGCAGAAACACCGGCCGACCCGCGAGGAGTAA
- a CDS encoding lipid A-modifier LpxR family protein: MLRSLLAALVGSCFLAVGLSDAAMAQDRNRLGYGRLMSNDYIGDGKDRWRTGSWTSSRVWGKTDWQGSAPSQFGDLVELRLSFEILAPENLSAPAVGDRPYAGSLSVGAHTHFDWNGLETSMGADLVFTGSGTGLGKLQQQLHEAFGVDAPSEALLDAQIGGGLHPTVVAELGRTLDLGPALRLRPFVEGRAGAETMVRAGMDLTIGRIGQGEFMVRESVTGHRYRVIQNSDTTGFSFLLGADVAHVADSIYLPEDRGYELTPSRDRLRAGVHWQGRTASAFYGLTYLSEEFEAQTEGQLTGSVRINLSF, encoded by the coding sequence ATGCTTCGCAGCCTTCTCGCCGCGCTTGTCGGTTCGTGCTTTCTTGCAGTCGGATTGTCCGATGCTGCCATGGCGCAGGACCGCAACAGGCTGGGCTATGGCCGGTTGATGAGCAATGACTACATCGGCGATGGCAAGGACCGCTGGCGCACGGGGTCCTGGACGTCCTCGCGGGTCTGGGGAAAGACCGACTGGCAGGGATCGGCGCCGTCGCAATTCGGTGATCTGGTCGAACTGCGCCTTTCGTTTGAAATTCTCGCCCCCGAGAACCTTTCCGCACCGGCGGTCGGTGACCGGCCCTATGCCGGATCGCTGTCGGTGGGCGCGCATACGCATTTCGACTGGAACGGGCTCGAAACCTCGATGGGCGCCGATCTGGTTTTTACCGGCTCGGGCACGGGGCTGGGCAAGCTCCAGCAACAGCTCCACGAAGCGTTCGGCGTGGACGCGCCGTCCGAAGCGCTGCTGGATGCGCAGATCGGCGGCGGTCTGCATCCCACTGTGGTGGCCGAACTCGGGCGCACGCTGGATCTGGGCCCGGCGCTGAGGTTGCGGCCCTTTGTCGAGGGGCGTGCGGGCGCCGAAACCATGGTGCGCGCGGGCATGGATCTGACGATCGGGCGCATCGGGCAGGGTGAATTCATGGTACGCGAAAGCGTGACCGGCCACCGCTACCGCGTCATCCAGAATTCTGACACCACCGGATTTTCCTTCCTGCTGGGTGCCGATGTCGCGCATGTCGCGGACAGCATCTACCTGCCCGAAGACCGCGGGTACGAGCTGACGCCAAGCCGCGACAGGCTGCGCGCGGGCGTCCATTGGCAGGGCAGGACCGCGTCGGCCTTCTATGGTCTTACCTATCTGAGCGAGGAATTCGAAGCCCAGACCGAAGGCCAGTTGACAGGATCCGTCCGGATCAACCTGAGCTTCTAG
- a CDS encoding Hint domain-containing protein produces the protein MGTGFRGTFVISWSQTEIDGLDAAPVQSLSVGGAWAWRGDAVRVDGPSDVLRLDRADGAEELRKRAARMVHRLVGAALERETDPRATLRAADTSVPLMDNSFVVTDGSKSYSVTLIEVGRGAQPLLMFLDEMPPRNCDLWIVHHTLGTVPPSPDMSQRGGVICFTPGTMIRTEYGLERIEDLREGDMVQTKDNGLQPLRWIGQRRMTGARLFAMPRLRPVRIAGDALGLDRPDQDLLVSPEHRVLVKGPAAQELFNTSEVLVAAKDLINGRTITVDTTLREVTYIHILLDQHQVLWANGVETESFHPASAALTTLDKEDRNRLLAAYPELEYDPHTYGSFARRTLSPSEAAILNHAA, from the coding sequence ATGGGAACGGGCTTTCGTGGCACGTTCGTCATCTCTTGGTCGCAAACAGAAATTGATGGTCTTGACGCTGCACCCGTGCAGTCGTTGAGCGTAGGGGGCGCATGGGCGTGGCGCGGCGATGCCGTGCGCGTGGACGGACCATCGGATGTGTTGCGGCTGGACAGGGCGGACGGCGCAGAAGAATTGCGCAAACGGGCGGCACGCATGGTTCACCGTTTGGTGGGTGCGGCGTTGGAACGGGAAACCGATCCGCGCGCGACGCTTCGGGCTGCCGACACTTCCGTGCCCTTGATGGACAACAGCTTCGTCGTCACAGATGGCTCCAAAAGCTACAGTGTGACCCTGATCGAGGTCGGTCGCGGCGCGCAGCCGCTGCTGATGTTTCTCGATGAGATGCCGCCGCGCAATTGCGACCTGTGGATCGTTCACCACACTCTGGGAACGGTGCCGCCCTCACCGGATATGTCGCAGCGGGGCGGGGTAATCTGCTTTACGCCGGGCACCATGATCCGGACCGAATACGGCCTTGAGAGGATCGAGGATCTGCGCGAGGGCGACATGGTGCAGACCAAGGACAACGGCCTGCAACCGCTGCGCTGGATCGGCCAGCGCCGCATGACCGGCGCGCGTCTGTTTGCGATGCCGCGTTTGCGCCCCGTGCGCATCGCGGGCGATGCGCTGGGCCTCGACCGGCCGGATCAGGATCTGCTGGTATCGCCCGAACACCGCGTCTTGGTCAAAGGGCCCGCAGCGCAGGAGCTGTTCAATACCTCGGAAGTGCTGGTGGCGGCGAAGGACCTGATAAACGGTCGAACGATCACCGTGGATACCACCCTGCGCGAGGTCACCTATATCCATATCCTTCTCGACCAGCATCAGGTTCTCTGGGCAAACGGGGTCGAAACAGAAAGCTTCCACCCCGCTTCCGCCGCGCTGACCACGCTGGACAAGGAAGACCGCAACCGGCTTCTGGCGGCCTATCCCGAGCTCGAATACGACCCGCATACCTACGGCAGTTTTGCGCGCCGCACGCTGTCGCCCTCCGAGGCGGCGATCCTGAACCACGCGGCCTGA
- a CDS encoding TlpA disulfide reductase family protein, which translates to MKKISLAIVYTAIALGTSPAWANDADTILPLRDGDMKKLAVHETPQATSGAAFELADGAGTATLADYSGKYVLVNFWATWCAPCRKEMPQLSELQREFGGEDFEVLTIATGRNSPQGIQKFFDDIGVDNLPRHQDPQQQLASQMGIFGLPITVLLDPQGREIARLRGDADWSSDSAKSIVKALVEGRAEG; encoded by the coding sequence ATGAAGAAAATATCGCTCGCCATCGTCTATACGGCCATTGCCTTGGGGACCAGCCCCGCATGGGCAAATGATGCGGACACAATCCTGCCCCTGCGCGACGGTGACATGAAAAAACTGGCGGTGCACGAGACCCCGCAGGCGACATCGGGCGCGGCCTTCGAGCTGGCCGACGGTGCGGGGACCGCGACGCTGGCCGATTATTCCGGCAAATACGTCCTGGTGAATTTCTGGGCAACCTGGTGCGCGCCCTGCCGCAAGGAGATGCCGCAGCTCTCCGAACTGCAGCGGGAGTTCGGCGGCGAGGATTTCGAGGTGCTCACCATCGCCACGGGACGCAATTCGCCACAGGGCATCCAGAAGTTTTTTGACGACATCGGTGTCGACAATCTGCCCCGCCATCAGGACCCGCAGCAGCAGCTTGCCAGCCAGATGGGTATCTTCGGCCTGCCGATCACCGTCCTGCTTGACCCGCAAGGCCGCGAGATCGCGCGCCTGCGCGGGGATGCGGACTGGTCATCCGACAGCGCCAAATCCATCGTAAAAGCGCTGGTCGAGGGCCGCGCCGAAGGCTGA